The Limibacillus halophilus genome window below encodes:
- a CDS encoding DUF6969 family protein → MRNVEIVSKAAVTATVDFDKLSEKELRRMAEAGHEVLNVHRVLAKTGDNVVGELLRDNGTFYEWDHYPPGDVYDSETHSQYYYHAHPFEERFDREHGHLHTFLRPKGMPKGIKPADVPGAKMPKDSNDKLSHLIAISMDSAGLPFRLFTTNRWVTGEVWYKADDVIAMLGYFEIDHTRPSWPVNRWITAFLQLYKPQISQLIRARDRFVQEWQLEHPGEDVYEDRNLEVTSIMDISVEGQIQAIGRALEKRNAA, encoded by the coding sequence ATGCGGAACGTGGAGATCGTCAGTAAGGCGGCCGTCACTGCAACAGTGGATTTTGACAAGCTTTCGGAAAAGGAACTCCGGCGCATGGCCGAAGCTGGCCATGAAGTGCTGAACGTGCACCGCGTACTCGCAAAGACGGGCGACAACGTCGTGGGCGAGTTGTTGCGCGACAACGGAACCTTCTATGAGTGGGATCACTATCCGCCGGGCGATGTCTATGACTCGGAGACTCATTCCCAGTACTACTACCACGCCCACCCCTTCGAAGAGCGTTTCGACCGGGAACACGGCCACCTCCACACCTTCCTGCGCCCAAAGGGCATGCCCAAGGGGATCAAACCGGCCGATGTTCCAGGCGCCAAGATGCCTAAAGACTCAAACGATAAGCTTAGCCACTTGATAGCGATATCCATGGATTCTGCCGGGCTCCCTTTCCGACTGTTCACGACCAACCGCTGGGTTACCGGCGAAGTCTGGTACAAGGCCGATGACGTGATTGCCATGCTGGGTTACTTCGAAATCGACCACACCCGCCCCTCCTGGCCCGTCAATCGCTGGATCACGGCCTTCCTGCAACTCTACAAGCCGCAGATATCGCAGTTGATCCGAGCGCGGGACCGCTTCGTCCAGGAGTGGCAATTGGAGCACCCCGGCGAGGATGTCTACGAGGACCGCAACCTTGAAGTCACCTCGATCATGGATATCAGTGTCGAGGGGCAAATCCAGGCAATCGGCCGGGCTCTGGAGAAGCGTAACGCCGCATGA